The nucleotide sequence CTCGACGAAAAAATAAAGGAAGAATCCGCCTTTGTTTCTCCGAAACGAATTCTATCCCTTTCATTCGGTTTTTTGATTTTACTCGCGGTCTGCGTTTCGATTTGGATCCGATGGAAAAAGACGGAAGGCGCACGTGAAATTTTCGATTGGATTCCTGGAATCTTTTGGATCACAGGGGGACCGGTTCTAAAAGAGCTTGACTTGTTGGTAGGGAGCAAAAGAGGCTTGGTATTAAAGCAATCTCTGCTGTCAAAGGGGATCTCTGAATCGGACGCTTCCTTTCTGGCAAACATTTCCCGAACGGAATCCAACTTTGTCGAAATTACCCGTCGATTGAACTCCGATGGGAAAAAGAATTTGCTTCGGATCGCTCAGGCGATCGTTAAAAAATTAAAGGAGGAAACCTAAATGAGCGAAGAAATCAAAGGAAGAATTTCCGTAGAGACGGAAAACATATTTCCAATCATTAAGAAATGGTTGTATTCAGAAAAAGACATATTCATTCGAGAACTTGTGTCCAATGCAAGCGACGCGATCACTAAGTTGAGAAAAATAGCCCTTTCCGAAGAGTTCGAAGGCGGCATCGATTACAGGATCGACCTCGATTTTGATCAGGAAAAAAGGATTCTTACGATCGAGGACAACGGAATCGGGATGAGCTCCGAGGAAGTTCAGAAATACATCAATCAAATCGCATTCTCGAGCGCAGAAGAGTTTGTCAAAAAGTTTCAAGGCGACGGCGGTAAACCGGAGATCATCGGTCATTTCGGTCTCGGGTTTTATTCCTGCTTTATGGTTTCCACGAAGGTCGTCATCGAAACCAAGTCCTATCGAAAAGGATCCGCGGGCGTTGTCTGGGAAAGCGAATCCGGAACCGAGTTCTCTTTGCGCGCATCGGACAAGTCTACTCGAGGAACCAAGATCACACTTCATCTCGACGGCGATTCCGGAGAATACCTGGATCAGTGGAAGTTAAAAGAACTCATCCGCAAATACTGCGATTTTCTTCCCGTGCCTATCTTTGTAAAAACGGAACAAGCGAACAAACAAACTCCTCTTTGGTCCGAAACTCCCTCCTCGGTAACGAAGGAAAAATACGACGAATTTTATAACTATCTTTTCCCGTTTTCCGGAGAACCTCTTTTTCACGTTCATCTCAACGTGGATTATCCTTTTCGACTGCAGGGAATATTATATTTTCCTAAATTAAAACACGAGCTCGACGTAAATCAGTCCGGAATCAAACTCTATTGCAATCACGTATTCGTAAGCGACGACGCGAACGAGTTGGTGCCTAAGTTTTTGACGGTTCTCAAAGGAACGATCGATATTCCGGATCTTCCGTTGAACGTATCCAGATCGTATCTTCAGAGCGATCCTCTCGTTAAAAAGATTTCCGCTCATATCGTTAAAAAAATCGCGGATCGTCTTCACGAAGAGTTCAAAAAGAACGAGGAAGAGTTCAAAAAGAATTGGGAGGAGATTTCCATCTTCGTAAAATACGGAATGTTGACTGACGATAAGTTTTACGATGCCGCAAAGGATCTGGTATTCTTCAAAACCTCGAACGGAGATATTGTTCGTTTGGACGAGTATTGGACTAAGAATAAGGAAAAGAACGGAGGAAAAGTCTTCTACGCGAACGAAGCGGAAACTTCCTCCGTCTATATGGATCTTCTCAGGTCGCAGGGATTAGAGGCGATTCTTGTGGATTCCAGAATCGATTCTCACTTTGTTCAATTTATCGAATCGAAAAATTCAGAAATGAAGTTTCAGAGAGTGGATTCCGAACTCGCCGACGGAGTCGTAGACAAGGAAAGCGCTTCCACTTTAGTCGATTCCGAAAATAAAACCGAATCCGATCGTGTGAAAGAATGTTTTGAACAGACCCTCAAACGGGACGGATTGGAGATTAAGGCAGAACCTCTCAAAGCGGAGGGAGTTCCGGCCGTGGTTCTTCTTCCTGAACATTTGCGACGTTTGAGCGAGATGAATCTGATGGGCGGTCAAAAGCCGATGGATCTTCTGAAAAATCATACGTTGGTTCTCAATACTCGCTCCGGCTTGGTGAAAAACATCCTTGCCCTTTCCAAAGGACCTAACGCGGAAAAGGCGGCCAAATTGACTCGTACTGTATACGACATGGCGCTTCTTTCTTCGAAGATATTCGGGGAGGCGGAGTTTGCGGAGTATCTCAAACGCACTACGGAGACATTAGAGGAACTCAGCAAGTCCTAAAAACTCGGAAAAAAAGCTTGGAATTCCGGAGTCGGTCCGATACATATAATGTGCGTTTTATGGACCGATTTCGGATACAATTTCTCTTCCTTCTGCTGATTCTTTCTGGAATCGTCTACGCGGAGGAACCTTCCGCTCCGACTTCGCAACCTATCTCCAGAGCTCCGGAAGATAACGGAGACGCTCACAAAAATGCCGCTTCCCTAGACAAAGAATACTACGAATACTATTTCCGAACGATCCCGGACGTAGACGCGTTAGAAAAAGCGAAACTAGAATACAATCTGGTCCGTTCCTTTAAGCTGGAACTCAGAAGAAGAGAACCGGAAACCCCGCGCGAATATCTAAAACAGATCAAGGCGTCCGGAGTTCGTTACGAACGTGTGCAACCGGATTCGATATGGATGCGCGGAATCAGAAATCAGATGCAACACATTCGATTTCAAGAATATATGTACATCGTAATATATGATAAGTATTTCTGTTATATTTCCTACGAGATGAATCCTTCCCGCTATGTCATGGAACCGTATCAGGTTCAGTTGATATTTAAGAAGGAAAATCCTTTCTTTATCAAGCTTCCCGACCCTTGAAAACTCTGTAATAGATTCCAGCGAATATCAGGATTCCGGAAAAACAAAGTCCGGTCAGAGCGAAAATTTCCAAAAAGTCGAAGTCGTTGATGAAGAGAGAATTTTTTTTGATCCTCGCCAAAACTCGGATTTTGCCGAAGGTTTCGAAAGTTTTTCTGCGGATTTCGATGCTATCGCCGACCCGAAGTCTCTGGTAAAGATTCTCATCCACCTGTTCCGTTACCTCATGAAGTTTTCCTGATTCGTCAGGAACCCGATACGAAACGAGATAAGCCCGTTTCCCGGACTTCTCGACACGAACCGATTCCGTGAGAGTTCCAAAAACGGTTGGCCCCGGTTCTCTTAGACTTTGATATACTTGATCGAGATGATTGTTTTCGCCGTTGACGACGAGATAGAAAGGAAGAAAGAAGAGAACCGAACCCAACCCGAGAACGAATAGAATCTTATAAAACGGAGTTGAATAGGAAGATGAATTCATGGAATGAGAAGAATCAAGTTCTGTCAGATAGTTTCCAATGGCTTCGGATTATTACAACCAGATAAAATAGGAAGCGTTCGAGAAATTCCGGATGGCGATCGTTTTAGAATCTGAAAACTTAGACGTATGACACTGACTCGATCCCAATTTTTAGAATACTTAGGGAAGGGAATCGGAGCTCTCGCTCTTGCAAAGACCGGCGGTCTTTTCGGCTCCGATAAAAGCACTAATAACAAACCTTCTATTCCGACCGTAAAAAATTCTTTTCCTAAGTTTCAACCGATCTCCGCGAGTGAAAAGGATTCTTTGATTCTTCCCGACGGATATCGATACAGTACGATCGCACTCTTCGGAGATCGTATCAACCCGCAAGGAGATACGTTCGGTTTTAACTCCGACTTCAATTGTTATCTTCCGTTTAACGGAAAAAAAGACAGCGGACTTCTCTGGAACAATCACGAGACGCTCGGCGTTTTGGAATATTACGTAAACGGCTACGATAGTCAGAAGTCGGGTCCGAATCTGAGAACGGACAAACAAATCGAACAGCATCTGTATTCGTTAGGCGGTTCCGTTCTACGGATTTCTAAGGAGAATGGAGAATGGAAGATGTCTCCCGATTCGAAATACGGAAGAAGAATCAACGGCCTTACAGAATTTCGTCTAACGGGTCCAGCCGCCGGAAGTCCGGTCGCAGGAAATACGAATCGTGTATTCGGAACCTTTGCGAACTGCGCGGGCGGAACTACCTTTTGGAAAACGATTCTTTCCTGCGAAGAAAACGTGGAATGGGTGATAGATGCCTGTAAACTTCCGAACGAAACGCACTACGGCTGGGTGATCGAAGTCGATCCGTTCGATCCGAAGTCGACTCCCGTAAAACATACGGCTCTCGGTAGATTCTCGCATGAGAACGCGGCTCTTGTATTATCTCCGGAAGGAAAACTCGTTGTATATATGGGCGACGACGCGAAGGATCAGTTCGTATATAAGTTCATATCGAAGAATTCTTACGATCCTTCACTCGGAGCGGGCAATTCGAGTCTTTTGGAGGAAGGGATTCTTTACGCGGCCAATTTCGAGAAAGGAACTTGGATTCCTCTGGATTTGGAAATCAATGAAACATTAAAAAATTCTAAATTAGAAAACGGAAAAAGAAGATTTTCCTCCCAGGCGGACGTTCTCGTTTATTGCAGGGACGCGGCGAAAATTTGCGGAGCGACTCCGATGGACCGTCCGGAAGACATCGAAATTCATCCGATCGACGGAACGGTTTTTATCGCGATGACGAACAACGATTCTCACGGAAATTTTTTCGGACAAATCGTAAGAATTCAGGAAAAGTCAGGCAACCACGCAGGATTGGAATTCGATTTCGAAGTATTTGCCGCAGGCGGTCGAGGTTCCGGATTCGCCGCGCCGGACAACCTCGCTTTCGATAGGCAAGGAAATCTTTGGATGGTGACGGACGTTTCCCAAAAGAATCTCAATCTTTCCGTATATAAGAAATTCGGCAATAACGGGATGTTCGTGATTCCTACTGCGGGATCGGATTCGGGGAGGGCATTTCAGTTCGCTTCCGCTCCGATTGGTGCGGAATTGACTGGGCTCTGGTTTACTCCGGACGAAAGAGAATTATTCGTTTCCGTACAACACCCCGGTGAAACCACGAAGGATTATCGGAATCCGACGAGTCATTGGCCTCAAGGCGGAAATTCCATTCCTAAATCGGGAGTGGTTGCAATTTATCTAAAGTAGTAAACGGTTATTTTTTGGCGACTTCGATCGCTTCCGCTTCCGATTCCAAATGGGTGAACGGTTTCCACAAGCCCAGAAGATTGAAGATCTGAATGACCTTGTCCGATGCTTCGGTGAGAAGGAGTTTTTTACTTTCGTTTGCGAGTTTGTTTCTGAGTTCAAAGATCGCACGGATTCCGGAACTGGAAATGTATTTCAATTCGGCTAGGTTGAGAATCACGACGTCCGGATGCGGAGGATCGATGATGTCTTTTTTAAAATCGGTAAAGCTACTTTCGTCCAGTCTTCCATCGAGCGTATAAACGAAAATTCCCGCAGATGTCTCTTTTATTTTGATGGTCAATTGACTCATAACTTACGAACCACTACATGTAATTTTTTTTCAGAGAGTTTAAAATCAGCTTTTGCGCCGGGTGGAAAATCGTAAATCGTTTCCGCAAGCGAGTCGATCGAAATTCCGCCTTTCATTTCGGAAATTAAACTAAAACTATCCGAGACCGTAAAATGGTCCAGAGTATATCGAGTATGTTCTTTTTTCCGAAGTTCTCTACAATAGACTTTGAAAAACGGAGATTGTTTGTCAAAACTTGTATCCTTGTTTTCACAGGACATAACCCAACCCGTGGAACCGGCGCCTGTGTAGACCAGAAGTCCGGAGCATTTTTGTTCTTCCATTTCATCGCCGTGGCAGATAAAAAAACGGCTCGTAAGATCGGGACTATTGTTTCGAATCGAAATCTCGCTGATTCCTTGTAGAGTGCTGACCTTTCTTCCGTCCGGATAATGAATTTTTACTTCGATCAAAGGCCATTCTTCGATCCTTGCGTTTGTCCATCCGGTTTCCAATGCTTCTTTGATGTCTTCCACGTGAAAGGAGAGGAGGGCGCCGACCGACGTGGGAGGATCGGAATTACACCCGAGGACGAGAGTGTCCACTGCGTGGTGTGCGACGTATGTAAAATGATTGTCTCCGCCGAGCGCGATCACGAGATCGAAGGAAGACGGCGGAAATTCCTCCATGGATTTACGAAAGATAAACGTGCTATTGGGGAAGAGTTTTTTGAGCGTTTCCCGATTTGCGACCTGTCTGAGATGCGATTCGTGGATTCTCGCAAAGGAGTCGTTTTGGATCTTATAGATTCTTTGGAGAATTTCGAGAGAACCCCATTCTTCCAAATCCAATTCGAACTTGGTACGTTTCCCTAAAATGAGAACTCGTTTGACGGACTGTAATTTCTCCAAAGGCATTGAATGATCCAAATACAAGATGCTTTGGAAAACAGAAACCCATTTTTCAGGTTCTCCGATCTTTTGTTTCCGCTAAAAAAAGAGGAGTCTTCTTTCGAAAACGTTTTGGGGAAGAAGAATTTCTATACAATGCGATCTTTGCCGATCGAAAATCGGTCTATAAGAATGCGCTTGATTCTTTTCAAAAGGCTCGTAAGAATCGAACGCTTTGCTTTCGGGTTAAACCAAAATCGTTTCCGAAGATACGTCCTGATCTAAGTCTTCGTCCCTCGCTTCTTTTTCGGCCACGAGGGCCTTTAGGTTCGTCATGATAGAGCGGAATTTGGAGCGATTCCCCACGAGTCTATAGAGTTCCACGAGATGTTTTAGATTTCGGATATTCTCCGGCTCGCGGGAGCGAAGACGTTCCGAATAATCGATCGCCTTGGAATATTCTTTGATTTTACGCAACGTAAAAGAAGTATAATATAAGAATTCGTTGTCGAACGGAAACTTTCCCACGTAACTTTCGGAATATCCGGAGGCGGCGGAAAAATCCTTTTGATTGATACAAATTCTTGCGAGTTGTTTGTAAAGACCCGGATCCGCGTCGCTTATGGAAAGCGCCTTTTCGAAAAGTTCTCTCGTCACTTTCAGGTTCTTCTTACGGATTTCCTGGATTCCCTCCTTTACAAGCCGGTTGTATTCGTCTCCTGCGGAAGGAATTTTTTGCAAGGGGAGTTCCGCTTCGGTCTTATATGCGATTTTCATAATAGACAAATCGTCCGTGACTTCTCCGGCGTGATGAAGAAGTTTTTCCAAATCGGCGAGGTCTCCGTTTGCGAGTTCCACGAGACGTAAGAATAAGGTTTCGTCCTCGTTCATAAACGTTTCCTCGGAACCCGGCCTTTTCAAGAGCAGATCGTCTCTTCCGTCCGAGCCGATAAAAACGAAATCGTTCGGTTCTAGTTTAAAAACCCGGATGATCGGCTCCGAAGCGTTTTCCGTAAAACCGATCTTTCGAAGAAGAAGTTCGTGATCCAGGAAGTTCGCCTTCCCGTCTCTGTAGAGAACCATCCAAGGATGTTCCGCGTTGATCGAATACAAGGCTCCCGTTTCCTGATCGAATAAAGCGATCACTGCGGAAACGAGCATGCTACCATCGAACGTTACGAAGACGTTCTGAAGTTCCGTATAACAGTCCTTTAACCATTTCTCCGGAGTTTTTTTCTGATTGGAACGAGAGAGTTGTGTTCTTGTGATGATCGCCTTAAAAACGGTTCCCATCACCAAAGCGCCGCCGGCGCCTTGGATCGATTTGCCCATCGCGTCCGCGTTGAGAATGACGAGATAAGTTTTCCCCATCAGAGTGATTTCTTGAATGGAACAGAGATCTCCTCCGATCTCGGAATTTTTCGTGCGAAATTGAAATTCCTTTTTCTGTTTGAGAACGGATTCTATTCTTGTGTTTTCGTCCGAATAACGAAGCGATGTGAGAGGTTGAATGAGAAGGGAAGTGAGGTAATAATCCCCGTCCTGTTTTTCCTTTAATGCTTGGACTTCGCTTAGAGTATCTTGTAGCTCTTGTGTCTTTTCTTCGACCTTTCTTTCCAAAAAAAGTTGGTGATCCAGGAGTTCCTTTTTCATGTGTACGAAAACTTCTCCCATCTGACCGAGTTCGTCCGTACGATCCAGATCGATGATCGTGGTCTCGTCTTCGGAAGGATTTTTCATCGCGAAGTTCAACGCTTTGACTGCGTTGATGATGTCCCTTGAAAAAAGATACGATACGAGAAGAATTCCTATAAAGATCGAAAGCGCCAGAAGACCGCAGTAGATCCAGAGGTTTTGTGTGGTCGTATGAAGTTCGGTTTCGTCGATCATAAGAACGAACTCTAACGCTAAATTGGTGAGGCCTTTGTTCTCGTATG is from Leptospira stimsonii and encodes:
- the htpG gene encoding molecular chaperone HtpG — encoded protein: MSEEIKGRISVETENIFPIIKKWLYSEKDIFIRELVSNASDAITKLRKIALSEEFEGGIDYRIDLDFDQEKRILTIEDNGIGMSSEEVQKYINQIAFSSAEEFVKKFQGDGGKPEIIGHFGLGFYSCFMVSTKVVIETKSYRKGSAGVVWESESGTEFSLRASDKSTRGTKITLHLDGDSGEYLDQWKLKELIRKYCDFLPVPIFVKTEQANKQTPLWSETPSSVTKEKYDEFYNYLFPFSGEPLFHVHLNVDYPFRLQGILYFPKLKHELDVNQSGIKLYCNHVFVSDDANELVPKFLTVLKGTIDIPDLPLNVSRSYLQSDPLVKKISAHIVKKIADRLHEEFKKNEEEFKKNWEEISIFVKYGMLTDDKFYDAAKDLVFFKTSNGDIVRLDEYWTKNKEKNGGKVFYANEAETSSVYMDLLRSQGLEAILVDSRIDSHFVQFIESKNSEMKFQRVDSELADGVVDKESASTLVDSENKTESDRVKECFEQTLKRDGLEIKAEPLKAEGVPAVVLLPEHLRRLSEMNLMGGQKPMDLLKNHTLVLNTRSGLVKNILALSKGPNAEKAAKLTRTVYDMALLSSKIFGEAEFAEYLKRTTETLEELSKS
- a CDS encoding PhoX family protein, with protein sequence MTLTRSQFLEYLGKGIGALALAKTGGLFGSDKSTNNKPSIPTVKNSFPKFQPISASEKDSLILPDGYRYSTIALFGDRINPQGDTFGFNSDFNCYLPFNGKKDSGLLWNNHETLGVLEYYVNGYDSQKSGPNLRTDKQIEQHLYSLGGSVLRISKENGEWKMSPDSKYGRRINGLTEFRLTGPAAGSPVAGNTNRVFGTFANCAGGTTFWKTILSCEENVEWVIDACKLPNETHYGWVIEVDPFDPKSTPVKHTALGRFSHENAALVLSPEGKLVVYMGDDAKDQFVYKFISKNSYDPSLGAGNSSLLEEGILYAANFEKGTWIPLDLEINETLKNSKLENGKRRFSSQADVLVYCRDAAKICGATPMDRPEDIEIHPIDGTVFIAMTNNDSHGNFFGQIVRIQEKSGNHAGLEFDFEVFAAGGRGSGFAAPDNLAFDRQGNLWMVTDVSQKNLNLSVYKKFGNNGMFVIPTAGSDSGRAFQFASAPIGAELTGLWFTPDERELFVSVQHPGETTKDYRNPTSHWPQGGNSIPKSGVVAIYLK
- a CDS encoding STAS domain-containing protein: MSQLTIKIKETSAGIFVYTLDGRLDESSFTDFKKDIIDPPHPDVVILNLAELKYISSSGIRAIFELRNKLANESKKLLLTEASDKVIQIFNLLGLWKPFTHLESEAEAIEVAKK
- a CDS encoding NAD(+)/NADH kinase, which gives rise to MPLEKLQSVKRVLILGKRTKFELDLEEWGSLEILQRIYKIQNDSFARIHESHLRQVANRETLKKLFPNSTFIFRKSMEEFPPSSFDLVIALGGDNHFTYVAHHAVDTLVLGCNSDPPTSVGALLSFHVEDIKEALETGWTNARIEEWPLIEVKIHYPDGRKVSTLQGISEISIRNNSPDLTSRFFICHGDEMEEQKCSGLLVYTGAGSTGWVMSCENKDTSFDKQSPFFKVYCRELRKKEHTRYTLDHFTVSDSFSLISEMKGGISIDSLAETIYDFPPGAKADFKLSEKKLHVVVRKL
- a CDS encoding SpoIIE family protein phosphatase; the encoded protein is MSFRQKIFLILSASQLFLVLILAFTFIQMIDRVKNEPQDKRALDKSVDFQKELRHKEETIRFLLKELERNSKTLSILESGSNNRAILDSQRDYFLGIMKQYDLSIFEVISASGKVVYRFHRPADFGDDKSKQKIVQEALNGKIASTLELGHSGLGLRMTSPLRNGSLVLVGQVVDQKFTENITGSTDVHMAIYEKDKQISVSGDRIQNYLKNHPLSSLKNGSRFAFDGKYYYLTRIPYENKGLTNLALEFVLMIDETELHTTTQNLWIYCGLLALSIFIGILLVSYLFSRDIINAVKALNFAMKNPSEDETTIIDLDRTDELGQMGEVFVHMKKELLDHQLFLERKVEEKTQELQDTLSEVQALKEKQDGDYYLTSLLIQPLTSLRYSDENTRIESVLKQKKEFQFRTKNSEIGGDLCSIQEITLMGKTYLVILNADAMGKSIQGAGGALVMGTVFKAIITRTQLSRSNQKKTPEKWLKDCYTELQNVFVTFDGSMLVSAVIALFDQETGALYSINAEHPWMVLYRDGKANFLDHELLLRKIGFTENASEPIIRVFKLEPNDFVFIGSDGRDDLLLKRPGSEETFMNEDETLFLRLVELANGDLADLEKLLHHAGEVTDDLSIMKIAYKTEAELPLQKIPSAGDEYNRLVKEGIQEIRKKNLKVTRELFEKALSISDADPGLYKQLARICINQKDFSAASGYSESYVGKFPFDNEFLYYTSFTLRKIKEYSKAIDYSERLRSREPENIRNLKHLVELYRLVGNRSKFRSIMTNLKALVAEKEARDEDLDQDVSSETILV